From one Methylomonas paludis genomic stretch:
- the truD gene encoding tRNA pseudouridine(13) synthase TruD, protein MPTAFSLDWPYAFGGPCGNGLIKIQPDDFFVAEILGFVPEGSGEHVFLHVEKIGENTEYIARLLARHAQVRQRDVSFAGLKDRHARTRQWFSVWLPGKADPDWAALESPQLQILQTVRHARKLKRGVLAGNRFELVIRNWQGDQETAIQRLNAIQQFGFPNYFGEQRFGRHGHNLHRALELFQGTKFKREQHSIYLSAARSYLFNLILAERVTSQSWRQGMPGDVFNLNHSHSFFKADNLDASLIERLGSGDIHPTGALWGKGDSGAQGEVQALEHAIISAQTELAAGLIKAGLETDRRPLRVIPEKLCWSFEPDQILKLAFELPAGSYATALIRELIKTDQVDDG, encoded by the coding sequence ATGCCAACCGCATTTAGTCTGGACTGGCCGTACGCATTTGGTGGCCCCTGCGGCAATGGACTGATCAAAATCCAGCCCGACGATTTTTTTGTTGCCGAAATCCTGGGATTTGTGCCGGAAGGCAGCGGTGAACATGTGTTTTTACACGTTGAAAAAATCGGCGAGAATACTGAATACATTGCCCGGTTGCTGGCGCGACATGCTCAGGTTCGTCAGCGTGATGTCAGCTTTGCCGGATTAAAAGACCGCCATGCGCGAACCCGGCAATGGTTTAGCGTATGGTTACCTGGTAAAGCCGATCCGGACTGGGCCGCACTGGAATCGCCGCAACTGCAAATTTTGCAAACCGTGCGCCACGCTCGTAAACTGAAACGCGGCGTATTGGCCGGCAATCGGTTTGAACTGGTGATACGCAACTGGCAAGGCGACCAGGAAACCGCTATCCAGCGACTCAACGCCATTCAACAATTTGGTTTTCCCAATTATTTTGGTGAACAACGCTTTGGCCGCCACGGCCATAATCTGCACAGAGCCCTGGAGTTGTTTCAGGGAACGAAATTCAAACGCGAGCAGCACAGTATTTATTTATCTGCAGCACGTTCTTATTTGTTTAATTTAATTCTGGCGGAACGGGTTACTTCACAAAGCTGGCGGCAAGGCATGCCAGGCGATGTGTTTAATCTTAATCACAGTCACAGCTTTTTTAAAGCCGACAATCTGGACGCCAGTTTGATTGAGCGGCTAGGCAGCGGGGATATTCATCCCACCGGCGCCTTATGGGGCAAAGGCGACAGTGGCGCTCAGGGCGAGGTGCAGGCGCTGGAACATGCCATTATATCGGCCCAAACTGAACTGGCCGCTGGCCTGATTAAGGCTGGCCTGGAAACTGACCGCCGACCTTTGCGGGTTATCCCGGAAAAGCTGTGTTGGTCGTTTGAGCCGGATCAGATACTAAAGCTGGCATTCGAATTACCTGCCGGCAGCTATGCCACGGCGTTGATACGTGAGCTTATTAAAACGGATCAGGTAGACGATGGCTAA
- the folP gene encoding dihydropteroate synthase, whose translation MFNGQGPQIMGILNVTPDSFSDGGRYCSLTAALNQAENMIAEGADLIDVGGESTRPGSSPVPAEEQIRRVIPVITALRTLHPNISISIDTTLSTVADAAILAGARIINDVSAGLGDARMLEFAAASRTPIILMHAQGTPQTMQDNPYYADVVVEVKSTLQLRVTAALSAGVKPENILLDPGIGFGKRRQDNIDLLAHLAQFVALGFPVLLGTSRKRFMGNLLKLTDPGELVTATAVTTALGVMAGVQMFRVHDVKANRQAADVAWAIKQAQ comes from the coding sequence ATGTTTAACGGCCAAGGCCCACAGATCATGGGCATTCTTAACGTCACGCCAGATAGTTTTTCCGATGGCGGCAGATATTGTAGCCTGACTGCGGCACTGAACCAGGCGGAAAACATGATAGCTGAAGGTGCCGATCTGATTGATGTGGGTGGCGAATCCACTCGGCCTGGCTCCAGTCCGGTACCTGCGGAAGAGCAAATACGCCGGGTTATTCCGGTGATTACCGCCCTGCGTACCTTGCATCCCAATATCAGCATTAGTATAGACACCACCCTGAGTACGGTAGCCGACGCAGCCATTCTGGCTGGGGCCAGAATTATTAATGATGTCAGTGCTGGCTTGGGCGATGCGCGAATGCTGGAATTTGCGGCTGCCAGCCGCACCCCGATCATTTTGATGCACGCTCAGGGAACGCCGCAAACCATGCAGGATAATCCCTATTATGCGGATGTGGTGGTTGAGGTGAAAAGTACTTTGCAACTGCGGGTTACTGCCGCTTTGTCAGCCGGAGTAAAACCGGAAAATATTTTGCTCGATCCGGGTATTGGTTTTGGTAAACGCCGGCAGGACAATATTGATCTGTTGGCGCATCTGGCGCAATTTGTGGCATTGGGGTTTCCGGTACTGCTGGGGACGAGTCGCAAACGCTTTATGGGTAATTTGCTAAAGTTAACCGATCCCGGCGAATTGGTAACGGCTACGGCAGTAACCACAGCATTGGGGGTAATGGCCGGCGTGCAGATGTTTAGAGTGCATGATGTCAAAGCCAACCGTCAGGCTGCCGATGTGGCCTGGGCCATCAAGCAGGCACAATAA
- the ispD gene encoding 2-C-methyl-D-erythritol 4-phosphate cytidylyltransferase → MNSTQACWAVVPAAGVGKRMQADRPKQYLVLADKTVIEHTLNRLIQSAAFQAIAVAISSEDPYWPELAIASHPQVITAPGGKERADSVLSALKALQGKADEQDWVLVHDAARPCLTSADIHLLINSLTNDAVGGILALSSHDTLKHVEGNTISASVDRKHIWRALTPQMFRYGMLRDALQQTEGNPAITDEASALELLGYQPKIVEGRPDNLKITRPEDLALAQFYMEQQDD, encoded by the coding sequence ATGAATTCAACACAGGCCTGTTGGGCAGTGGTACCAGCTGCTGGTGTCGGCAAGCGCATGCAAGCTGACCGCCCCAAACAATATTTAGTGCTGGCGGACAAAACTGTCATCGAACACACCCTCAACCGCCTAATCCAATCTGCGGCATTTCAGGCAATTGCCGTTGCCATTTCCTCAGAAGACCCGTACTGGCCGGAACTGGCGATAGCCAGCCATCCCCAGGTTATTACCGCGCCCGGCGGTAAGGAACGCGCCGATTCGGTATTGTCTGCCCTAAAAGCCTTGCAAGGTAAAGCTGATGAGCAGGATTGGGTGCTGGTACATGATGCTGCCCGCCCCTGTTTAACCAGTGCTGACATCCATCTGTTGATCAACAGCCTGACAAACGACGCAGTCGGCGGGATTTTGGCTTTGTCTTCCCACGATACGCTGAAGCACGTAGAAGGTAATACCATTTCCGCCAGCGTGGATCGTAAACACATTTGGCGGGCTTTGACCCCGCAGATGTTTCGTTATGGCATGCTGCGCGATGCTCTGCAGCAAACCGAAGGCAATCCGGCCATTACAGACGAGGCCAGCGCGCTGGAATTATTGGGTTATCAACCCAAGATAGTCGAAGGCCGGCCCGATAATCTAAAAATTACCCGCCCTGAAGATCTGGCGCTGGCACAATTCTATATGGAGCAACAAGATGATTAG
- a CDS encoding YchJ family protein: protein MMSTISDTKHCLCGSDLSYADCCQRYHSGAAQAPSAEALMRSRFSAYAMRNVDYLLVSWDVAKRPAEIDFSKETAQWQHLQIINCKKGGIQDSKGIVEFKAFYTQDGDEFFMHEISRFVKNGQRWLYLDGIVKSVSKVGLQNQTGRNAACACGSGLKFKRCCGK, encoded by the coding sequence ATGATGTCCACTATTTCTGACACCAAGCACTGTCTATGCGGATCGGATTTGAGTTATGCCGATTGCTGCCAACGCTATCATAGCGGCGCAGCGCAGGCCCCTAGTGCTGAAGCTTTGATGCGTTCCCGGTTTAGTGCCTATGCCATGCGCAATGTCGATTATTTACTGGTCAGTTGGGATGTGGCCAAACGCCCGGCCGAGATTGATTTTTCCAAAGAAACCGCACAATGGCAGCATTTACAGATTATCAATTGTAAAAAGGGTGGTATTCAGGACAGTAAAGGCATCGTGGAATTTAAGGCATTTTATACTCAGGATGGTGATGAGTTTTTTATGCATGAAATCAGCCGCTTTGTCAAAAACGGCCAGCGCTGGCTGTATCTGGATGGCATCGTCAAATCGGTCAGCAAAGTTGGTTTGCAAAACCAGACTGGCCGTAACGCAGCATGTGCTTGCGGCAGCGGTTTGAAATTTAAGCGGTGTTGCGGCAAATAG
- the ispF gene encoding 2-C-methyl-D-erythritol 2,4-cyclodiphosphate synthase, translating into MIRVGQGYDVHRFNNGDYIILGGVKIPYEQGLEAHSDGDVVLHALSDALLGAAALGDIGKHFPDTDPEFKGADSRVLLRHVYAIVQKKGYHLINADITIIAQAPKMAPHITAMCAHIAEDLHVDIEFINVKATTTEQLGFEGRKEGIAVQAVVLIEN; encoded by the coding sequence ATGATTAGAGTCGGTCAAGGCTACGATGTCCACCGTTTTAACAATGGCGATTACATTATCCTGGGTGGCGTAAAAATCCCTTACGAACAAGGTCTGGAAGCCCATTCTGATGGTGATGTGGTATTACACGCGTTGAGTGATGCCTTGTTGGGCGCTGCGGCGCTAGGCGATATCGGCAAACACTTTCCAGATACTGACCCGGAATTTAAAGGTGCCGACAGCCGGGTATTATTGCGCCATGTCTACGCTATCGTGCAGAAAAAAGGTTATCACCTGATCAATGCCGACATCACCATTATTGCTCAGGCGCCGAAAATGGCTCCGCATATTACTGCCATGTGCGCCCATATCGCTGAGGATTTGCACGTTGATATCGAGTTTATCAATGTAAAAGCCACTACTACCGAACAACTGGGTTTTGAAGGCCGTAAAGAAGGTATTGCCGTTCAGGCTGTCGTCCTGATTGAGAATTAG
- a CDS encoding 1-aminocyclopropane-1-carboxylate deaminase/D-cysteine desulfhydrase, with product MMSKPTVRLPMWPGPSSRHNNLTLHPRLQMLAQQLATTPLQRIDDAEFRQRQVELWIKRDDLLHTVISGNKWRKLKYILDDVLHSGSDSIVSMGGCYSNHLHALAFAGQALGLNTAALVRGEEPAQFNPTLADLRGWGMSLRFISRDAYRQLRHYKTPDSLPGLTAGEYWLPEGGACGLALQGVAEIIREIDMSYDVLAVACGTGTTLAGLISQAPVSSRVLGVAALKNAGFLVADVQAMLAEQGIYRDSWQVLLDYHFGGFGKTSPDLLAFMRQFQAEHDIALEPIYTGKLLFALYDLLKQGYFSAGQRIVVLHTGGLQGWRI from the coding sequence ATGATGTCAAAGCCAACCGTCAGGCTGCCGATGTGGCCTGGGCCATCAAGCAGGCACAATAACTTGACTTTACACCCGCGCTTGCAGATGCTGGCGCAGCAATTAGCTACGACGCCCTTGCAACGGATTGATGATGCCGAATTTCGGCAGCGCCAAGTTGAATTATGGATAAAACGCGATGATTTACTGCATACGGTGATATCCGGTAATAAATGGCGCAAATTAAAATATATTTTGGATGATGTCTTGCACAGCGGCTCCGACAGCATTGTCAGCATGGGCGGCTGTTATTCCAATCATTTACATGCCCTGGCATTTGCCGGGCAGGCGCTGGGCCTGAACACGGCGGCATTGGTGCGCGGTGAAGAGCCGGCACAGTTTAACCCGACTTTGGCTGATTTACGTGGCTGGGGCATGAGCTTACGCTTTATCTCACGCGATGCTTACCGACAGTTGCGGCATTACAAAACACCCGATAGTCTGCCGGGCCTGACGGCGGGTGAATACTGGCTGCCGGAAGGCGGTGCCTGTGGTTTGGCGCTGCAGGGCGTGGCCGAGATTATCCGGGAAATAGATATGTCTTATGATGTGCTGGCAGTAGCCTGCGGCACGGGCACCACTTTGGCAGGGCTGATTAGTCAGGCACCGGTAAGCAGCCGGGTGTTGGGAGTGGCGGCGCTAAAAAATGCCGGTTTTCTGGTAGCGGATGTGCAAGCCATGCTGGCCGAACAGGGAATTTACCGGGATAGCTGGCAGGTGTTGTTGGATTATCATTTTGGCGGCTTTGGTAAAACCAGCCCGGATTTACTGGCTTTTATGCGCCAATTTCAGGCCGAACATGACATAGCACTGGAGCCGATCTATACTGGTAAACTGTTGTTTGCCCTGTATGATTTATTGAAACAAGGCTATTTTTCGGCCGGACAGCGTATAGTGGTATTACATACCGGGGGCTTGCAGGGTTGGCGAATATAA
- a CDS encoding septum formation initiator family protein: MHFQYRLWLGDASLARLQESRQRLEQLSKDVQEKKERNNSLLAEVNDLRKGQETIEERARYDLGMIKETETFFQVLE; this comes from the coding sequence ATGCACTTCCAATATCGTTTATGGCTGGGAGATGCGAGTCTTGCACGCCTGCAGGAATCCCGGCAGCGTTTGGAACAACTCAGCAAAGACGTACAGGAAAAAAAGGAAAGAAACAATTCTCTACTGGCCGAGGTCAATGACTTACGCAAGGGTCAGGAAACAATAGAAGAACGTGCCCGTTACGACTTGGGAATGATCAAGGAAACCGAAACTTTCTTTCAAGTGCTAGAGTAA